From the genome of Primulina eburnea isolate SZY01 chromosome 12, ASM2296580v1, whole genome shotgun sequence, one region includes:
- the LOC140807973 gene encoding uncharacterized protein isoform X1, with amino-acid sequence MDSSWFKQTRRRFGTTRQEEDKQEGSGGMEDDKQIPPRSFTEKKRSQSWIRRQLSRQTSWDYDFSGAHYPTAVAAAAYAVKSLEESRGKDKKVEPYAPDKSLNKMKSKVEDPVIRPERAKSSAKIRDEFSKASFTDQDIKVPISTSTGKTKAKTGISVAPSLKKKASFTDIDQKDEITSNKSGSPAVGMPPTFADENLNITSTGSKKAEIRAPTPAAKPGPGDSMADAWEKEEMATVRERYEKMMDTIEKWEIKKKTNVKRKLERREAEMDKRRMKTVQSYRSDITRIQEVAEAARAQAEKNRRNEEINVKEKANKIRLTGKIPATCLCF; translated from the exons ATGGATAGTAGTTGGTTTAAGCAAACGAG GAGAAGATTTGGAACTACAAGGCAAGAAGAAGATAAACAGGAGGGTAGCGGCGGTATGGAAGATGACAAACAAATCCCTCCTCGATCTTTTACAG AGAAGAAAAGAAGCCAAAGCTGGATAAGAAGACAATTGTCCAGACAGACGAGTTGGGATTATGATTTCAGTGGTGCTCATTATCCCACAGCAGTTGCAGCAGCCGCATACGCTGTCAAATCGCTCGAAGAATCGAGGGGGAAAGATAAAAAAGTGGAACCTTATGCTCCTGATAAATCTTTGAACAAGATGAAAAGCAAAGTAGAAGATCCTGTAATCCGACCTGAAAGGGCTAAAAGTTCAGCCAAGATTAGAG ATGAATTTTCAAAGGCAAGTTTCACAGATCAAGATATCAAGGTGCCAATAAGCACTTCAACAGGCAAAACAAAGGCTAAAACTGGAATTAGTGTCGCTCCATCTTTGAAGAAGAAAGCTAGTTTTACTGATATAGACCAGAAAGATGAAATAACAAGTAACAAATCCGGAAGTCCAGCCGTTGGAATGCCTCCAACTTTCGCAGATGAGAATCTGAATATCACCAGTACTGGAAGTAAAAAGGCTGAGATTCGTGCACCAACGCCTGCAGCAAAACCTGGACCTGGTGATTCTATGGCGGACGCTTGGGAGAAAGAAGAAATGGCAACCGTTAGAGAGCG GTACGAAAAGATGATGGACACAATCGAAAAGTGGGAGATTAAGAAGAAGACAAATGTGAAACGCAAACTCGAAAGAAGAGAG GCTGAAATGGATAAGAGACGAATGAAAACCGTGCAGAGCTATCGTAGCGACATTACAAGAATTCAAGAAGTTGCAGAAGCCGCCAGGGCACAGGCGGAAAAGAACCGCAGAAATGAGGAGATCAATGTGAAAGAGAAAGCGAATAAAATCAGATTAACTGGAAAAATTCCAGCAACATGTCTGTGCTTCTGA
- the LOC140807973 gene encoding uncharacterized protein isoform X2, whose protein sequence is MDSSWFKQTRRRFGTTRQEEDKQEGSGGMEDDKQIPPRSFTEKKRSQSWIRRQLSRQTSWDYDFSGAHYPTAVAAAAYAVKSLEESRGKDKKVEPYAPDKSLNKMKSKVEDPVIRPERAKSSAKIRDQDIKVPISTSTGKTKAKTGISVAPSLKKKASFTDIDQKDEITSNKSGSPAVGMPPTFADENLNITSTGSKKAEIRAPTPAAKPGPGDSMADAWEKEEMATVRERYEKMMDTIEKWEIKKKTNVKRKLERREAEMDKRRMKTVQSYRSDITRIQEVAEAARAQAEKNRRNEEINVKEKANKIRLTGKIPATCLCF, encoded by the exons ATGGATAGTAGTTGGTTTAAGCAAACGAG GAGAAGATTTGGAACTACAAGGCAAGAAGAAGATAAACAGGAGGGTAGCGGCGGTATGGAAGATGACAAACAAATCCCTCCTCGATCTTTTACAG AGAAGAAAAGAAGCCAAAGCTGGATAAGAAGACAATTGTCCAGACAGACGAGTTGGGATTATGATTTCAGTGGTGCTCATTATCCCACAGCAGTTGCAGCAGCCGCATACGCTGTCAAATCGCTCGAAGAATCGAGGGGGAAAGATAAAAAAGTGGAACCTTATGCTCCTGATAAATCTTTGAACAAGATGAAAAGCAAAGTAGAAGATCCTGTAATCCGACCTGAAAGGGCTAAAAGTTCAGCCAAGATTAGAG ATCAAGATATCAAGGTGCCAATAAGCACTTCAACAGGCAAAACAAAGGCTAAAACTGGAATTAGTGTCGCTCCATCTTTGAAGAAGAAAGCTAGTTTTACTGATATAGACCAGAAAGATGAAATAACAAGTAACAAATCCGGAAGTCCAGCCGTTGGAATGCCTCCAACTTTCGCAGATGAGAATCTGAATATCACCAGTACTGGAAGTAAAAAGGCTGAGATTCGTGCACCAACGCCTGCAGCAAAACCTGGACCTGGTGATTCTATGGCGGACGCTTGGGAGAAAGAAGAAATGGCAACCGTTAGAGAGCG GTACGAAAAGATGATGGACACAATCGAAAAGTGGGAGATTAAGAAGAAGACAAATGTGAAACGCAAACTCGAAAGAAGAGAG GCTGAAATGGATAAGAGACGAATGAAAACCGTGCAGAGCTATCGTAGCGACATTACAAGAATTCAAGAAGTTGCAGAAGCCGCCAGGGCACAGGCGGAAAAGAACCGCAGAAATGAGGAGATCAATGTGAAAGAGAAAGCGAATAAAATCAGATTAACTGGAAAAATTCCAGCAACATGTCTGTGCTTCTGA
- the LOC140807974 gene encoding nodulin-related protein 2-like, whose protein sequence is MDFLSNITKHDHDSKPKPTSDHPSNSDHHHKRPSNSDLLNSAKVVADAAKSHLRHEPQKHEKGKVADAAADLLCGASEYGKLDESKGMGKYVDKAEDYLRQYHTTHSTTTVVDSHGKKTTTTTTATTVTTDPEKYPATGGVGDYVKMAEGFLHKPSGGSGGSGAGDFMKMAGGFLKK, encoded by the coding sequence ATGGATTTCTTGTCCAATATCACCAAACATGATCACGATTCCAAGCCGAAGCCCACTTCCGATCACCCCTCAAACTCCGATCACCACCACAAGAGACCATCGAACTCCGACCTTCTCAATAGCGCCAAGGTGGTGGCTGACGCGGCGAAATCCCATCTCCGCCACGAGCCACAGAAACATGAAAAAGGGAAGGTCGCTGACGCGGCCGCGGATCTACTCTGCGGGGCTTCAGAATACGGGAAGCTAGATGAGAGTAAAGGAATGGGAAAGTACGTTGACAAGGCAGAGGATTATCTCCGCCAATACCACACGACTCACTCCACCACCACCGTTGTTGATTCCCACGGTAAAAAAACCACCACCACTACCACCGCCACCACCGTCACCACCGACCCCGAAAAATATCCTGCCACAGGCGGCGTTGGGGACTATGTCAAGATGGCAGAAGGTTTCTTGCACAAGCCGTCTGGCGGCAGTGGAGGATCCGGCGCTGGGGATTTCATGAAGATGGCTGGGGGTTTCTTGAAGAAGTAG